A stretch of DNA from Paenibacillus sp. FSL W8-0186:
CGGGTGACGGTCAGGTCACGTTTGGCGAAAGCGTCGTGATGAAGCAGACGGCCAAGAAGGTCCGCCGCCTGTACAGGGGTCAGGTTTTGGCCGGTTTTGCCGGCTCTGTGGCCGATGCCATTACTCTATTTGAAAAGTTTGAGGCCAAGCTGGAGGAGCATCACGGCAATCTTCAGCGCGCCGCGGTAGAGCTGGCGAAGGATTGGCGCCAGGATCGGGTGCTTCGCAAATTGGAAGCCCTGATGATCGTTATGGACAAAACAGGCATGCTCCTGATCTCCGGCGGGGGCGAAATCATTGAACCGGATGACGACGTCCTGGCGATCGGCTCAGGAGGCAATTTTGCTTTGTCTGCTGCCCGTGCGCTAAAGCGTCATGCGGCTCAATTGGA
This window harbors:
- the hslV gene encoding ATP-dependent protease subunit HslV translates to MIPTFHATTICAVRHNGQGAIAGDGQVTFGESVVMKQTAKKVRRLYRGQVLAGFAGSVADAITLFEKFEAKLEEHHGNLQRAAVELAKDWRQDRVLRKLEALMIVMDKTGMLLISGGGEIIEPDDDVLAIGSGGNFALSAARALKRHAAQLEAKDIARESLLVASEICVYTNNNIIVEEL